The Juglans regia cultivar Chandler chromosome 11, Walnut 2.0, whole genome shotgun sequence genome contains the following window.
atgCAATTACTAGATCTCAAGTACTCCTGCTTCTGGAGCACTGTTGctatattagaatataaaaattattaattgtccttcttcttgttatatatatattgttgctGATGTCTGCATGCGTTTTGTATAATGCAGTGGCTGGTTGATCATCCAGAATTTGTCTCGAACCCAGTCTACGTGGGTGGGGATTCGTATTCGGGCATTCCCATTCCAATCCTGGTGCAAAAAATCtcaaatggtatatatatatatatatatcatgagttTAAAGGATCATAAACCATGCATGAAGTTGGACGTGTTTGTAACAGATTCATCTGCAAACAAACAGGAGcagtgtttcttttgttttaaagaaattaataagcACGCGTAAAGCATTTTATTGACTTAAACAGTAGCTAGATATCGAACTTTAATAATTCACagcaccatgcatgcatccttATAATATGACTGATTCTCAAGTTCTATTGGCTTGCAGGAATTGAAGAAGGTATTGAACCATTGATAAACCTCCAGGTCTCTGATTTCTCATGTCCTAGATCTCCCTCCTTCTTTTGTttaggaaaatgaaaaataacatgaaaagagaaaattaacCACACATGAACTCAGTTTGAACTATATGTGTCAAAAtagaaaatctatttagaaaCGCTATTTTTAACACAACCATTGCACCGTTGATGTGGGAACTTTTTACATCAACTatgctaaaaaataattggtactttaattttttttttaaattataatgtcCCAATACTATAAGTAGTACACTGGGGTGTGTTATAATGACACACTggtttatatatagtaaaactcgtgtaaaaaatgtttaattgaAATTAGTAATGAATCCTGAAAATTCATCTggcaaaagcaaaacaaaaggtGCATTGCCATGCATATATGCCAATATATTGCCAAATACTGCCAATTAAACATTAATGTACaagttatatatgaaaattttaaaaatttgaattatttatattattttatataaaaatttaaaaaaattataataattaaataaaatgaaaaaaattaataaattttataaaacaaacaGAATCTTTTAATCAGTTGCTAATTAATCAAGCAGTAGTACTTCTGAATTGACTGCAGGGATACTTGCTGGGGAATGCCGTAACAGATCCAAGTACAGACGGAAATTCAGCAATCCCACACGCTCACGGACTGGGACTCATTTCTGATGAACTCTACGAggtacatattattataataataaataatcttccAAAAGCCCACACGTACCGTACGAGTACTCCCGTCCTCCATCATGAGCGGTACGTACCATACAGATTTAGGGATTTTTAACTATGACATTTTGTTCAGTCATTGAAGACAAGTTGTGAAGGAGAGTATGCATATATAGATCCCGGAAATGCAGACTGTTCTAAAGATATTCAGGCCTTCTATGCGGTACGACTTACCCTTACATTCCAAGCACGTCTGCTGTAAAACAATAATTgaaatgtgaaaaattaaattttttaaaatatatttaacatttttcttctaataataTGGTCAGGTGGACAGtgcttaaaaattaaaaagtcttgtaaatataatttttatttaccaTACATTAACATTGGTATGCACTATTATTTTTCCCAGTGTATTTCAGCACTTAATACGGGGCAGATTTTGGAACCTCTGTGCGGTTTTGCTTCTCCTAAGCCAGCAATGTTTGGTAAAAGAAGATCCCTTTACGAAAATCTCAGAGTATGCCTGGAGGACCCCATCCCCGACCCATCAGTTCCCGTACTCGGCTGTCGCGTAACTCcgcatctctttttatttagatttaatttaagagaaatattttagttataaataaattatataaaaataatattataaattataaattattatatttattataaaataaatctgatgAATCACGGAAAGTTACATCagtttatgtaaaattatttttgtgttttacatttataattataacactcataaagaaaaaataattttttatattttttttataatgaaatctactttttttatagAAAGACATACACAAAAATTGTacatttagaatttatatatatctgttttttaattttgatctgTCTGAGCTATACAATACATGATAAAAGCATTCTTAaaaaatgagttgatatgacattaattaatttagttaaaaattttcattatttgcaATTACATTTTTGGACTCATCTTCTGCACCTATCTATAGActtatggatttatttttttgggtttctgTTTTTTTGTTGGGCCAAAGTAGAGTTATGGATATTTGCTTTCTGGTTATTGGGCTAACGACGATGGTGTCCGCAAAGCAATTAACATACGCGAGGTACAAGAACTTGATCACTCTCAACATGTGAGTACCCAGAAAACAAAGAgtcaaagagaaataaagagtAAAGAGCTCCGTTTTGCAGGGAAGTATAGGGGAATGGCAACGTTGCAATTATGGATTGCGTTATACACAAGATGTTCACAGCACTTATGACTATCACGTTAACCTGAGTATTAAAGGCTACCGTTCTTTGATATACAGGTgacatctcctcctcctcttcttcttcttctttttggtaAGGATTATATTATCTTAACACAATTTATGAAATCATGctctaaaagtttaaattaatgagaagagatagattttattatttatatctttaacactTCCCTCACGTGCAAGTCACTTTCTCTCAATAAATGGGTCCAACGCGTGAAATGTTTGTATGGTATAAAATCAAGGTTCGAAGTTAAACCTTtgttctgataccatgtgaaatcatcatttatcctgaaagtttaaactaatgcgaagaaatagattttattatttatatatttaacacAACTAACTTATAGGGTTTGAGATggagtattattttttggatgTAACTATAGCACATCGATGCAATTCTCtctcattattcaaaataaattgtaataattcGCAGCGGTGATCATGACATCATAGTGCCGTTCTTGGGGACTCAAGCCTGGATTAGATCTTTAAACTACACCATTGTCGATGACTGGAGGCCGTGGACCGTCCACGGCCAAGTTGCTGGGTAAATCCCAAACTTTCTAGTTGTTTGTTTGTTCTCtgtattttgttgaaattacaTAAGACAGTGAGTAATAAAAGAAGTAAGAGTAATTTGGCATGACCAGGTACACAAGGACTTATTCCAACAGGATGACATTCGCAACTGTGAAGGCAAggaaaacttaataattttgcATTGGACTTGGGGGCTTTTATTACGAATGTTAATAAATTTGCATTGTTGTTGTTGGGATTTATATGCAAGCAGGGTGGAGGGCACACCGCACCCGAGTACAAGCCTGAAGAATGTTTAGCCATGTTCAAAAGGTGGATATCTCACGAATCTTTGTGATCATCTCCAGCCCGCCGCGCGCATAGCCATGCATGGATATGCCATATCAACCCATTACAAAGACaaaataatttagagaaaataccaaAATTGTTCACCAACTAGAAAATTTGTTGGGCAAAACTATAATGCGATCCTGTATCTTGCAAATAATACCCATGTGACTTGACTGTCGAATCAAAACAAAACGTCACAGCTAAGTGCTGGTCAGACTCTTTACTGGTTCCACTTATttcatattctccttttgaaaaaagtattttgCTACAAATCAACAACTGTTCACATCACACATCCCAATACCTATAGCTTTTCATAGAATGTATGGGTGTTTTTGCTACAAATCAACTGTTCACATCACACCCCACACGTATAGCTTTTCATAGGGTGTTGGAGcgtttttcataaagtgtggGGTGTGAAATtatgaatagtgattgatgagaagaatttttcttgcaatatatatatattttggaatggttttcattttttgaaaatacatCCAGAGATATGAAGGCACGAGTGGAACTTCTTGTTCACTAACAATATAACAGAGAAAAGCAGAAAGAGGTAAAGAAATCTATTAAAATctgtttgtttaaaaaaaaaaaaagtcctatTTCATCAAACCCggcaaaaaaaataacaacagcatactatatatagtagcaTCTGATCatgtgaaaaaaatgaaggcatTGGAAATTGAGcttataaaaagaagagaaattatatttgcagtcccTACTTGAAGACTGTATGTGCAGgtcctttattaaatgagaaaaaaaatcattttaggagggatatttttgtagttttaaagaaaaaattgcctaggcttgcattgcagtcccaAAAATGGAAactgtacgtagcattgctCTAAACAGAATAGTGTTGAGACAGGCGTTTTGGAAGCCTAATATCCAAGACCATGAATACTTAACATTAAAATGTAACatgtaaagaaataaattaagatgatgccTAAAGTGCCCAAGATTAAAGGACCCTCCTATTTCTCATATGGTACAATATATTATGGCATCTTGTGGATAAGGTTGCTCACAAATTACAGAGAGATGAAAGTAAATACAGTAGATATCATGCCGAATGGAGTGTGCTTCATGTCCATATCAAATAGGCACGTAAAGGATTTTATTTCCTTTGTGATTAAGAATTTGTGCAAAACTTTTGAGTAAAAAGGTTCAACTCTTACTTATCTCGAACTTCCATTTTTGGAAGTAGATCGATCATTCCTTCTAAATCTGAAATTGAACCTTACACCTACAACAAGAGGAACAGGCATCAGTGAAACTATCTAAATACATGATATCCACTCCAACAAGTGCTTttataaaccaatcacaacaACTAATTGAGGCAATGCACAAATAGTTTCAATCATCGATTTCGTCACAAATATTTCTAAAGAGAAGTTCTACATGAaagccttacaccacacacctacatgtgatttgtcatttttgttcttctatcttaatgcttaaatatgtgtttaaatagaatggtaaaaatgacaaatcacatgttggttTGGTGGAGGTGTGTGATGTACGGCTTCCttgtagcatttctcatttctaaatACTTAGTAATTTAAATCACATAACTTTAACTTTGCTATTTCCATTCTTTTTAGGTCTCCTCTCAAGGTAACTGCAATTCTTTTATTAGTTcttaacaaatattatttttataggtttttACACATCTTACATCAAACAAGCACTCAGTCTCTGTCTCAACTATGGTCACATCTCATAAAATGATAGGCAAATCAAGAGAATAAAAGCACGATGGTGTGTTATACAAGTGCTGGTTTATTTTAGTTCCTTGTTTACATCCAAGCATGAGCAGATTTATAGTTAAGCAAATCAAATgattaaccattaagaaaaatagatatggGTGTCCATGGTTTTTTTGTTCAAAGCCAAACAATCTCTACAAACTTGACAGTGGGACTCAGTGATACAAACTCACGAACTCACAAACTCCTTCAAACCAATCGAAGGGAAAGGGACCATTTAAAAGTAACACAATTACTTGGATAAAAGACAAAATTCAAACTCATGCTTGTAAAAGTTTCCTGCTCACTGTTTCCAGATTGGAAGAATCAGCAAACAGTTTCAAGATTGGTACTAGAGTTGTCAAACAAAAACAGACCAACTGAAACTTTCTGGGGCTTAATGGAAATATCAGGGTAAACGGCCGGGGTTATAGACAAAGGATTTTAACCTATGCAATAAACAATATAGAACTCAATCCACCTTTTATGTTGCTTCTTGAATTGAAACTAACCGACAGAATCTAATTTCTTAGTATACACAAGAGGAAAGGATACCTCAGAAACCCAATGAATCTGAGCCTCAAATCTGCAGGTCCAACAAGTCCTTTGGTCCCTTGGTCCCCAAGGCCGAAGGGAAAAAATAAGTGAGAAGTATATCAACAACTTGCCTTTGTTCCTTCATTGTATCGTTCTTGTAAGCTTACACTTGGAAATGAAGATGGTAGGTGTGTAATTTAGACTACACAATTTCAAGAGCTCAGCAGACCGTTGCTTCATAATCGGATTGCAACCACTCTGAATTACAAGCAGGAGCTTAGCCGCCAAACCTGCCTCCACAGCAAGTGCGGCACATTCCTCTGGGGCAAGCTTGCAAACAGCCCACAAGATTGACAGTGCAAACTGAGTGCAGCTCTCAGACACCTTCATCATTAACCTCACCACATTTGGTATCGTGTTTGAGCAACCTTTCAAAGCCAGTCTTCCTTCTGGAAGAGTGGATACTACTTCTAGCACATATAGAGCCAATTCCAAACACTCATTATTCAAACTGGGCAGGAGCTCAACCAATTGGGGGACTGCTCCAATGCTCACAACAGACATCCGAATAGACTCGTGAGAACAAACTGTTTTCAGTAAACTGAGACCGGCGAAGACACCGTTTGGATGTCTTTTATCCTTCACCAACCTCAACAACCCCATCAAAAGACTCAAGCTTGAGACAATCTCCGACCTAAAATCCTTCCCAGCCATCAGCGTTTCGATCAATTTCGTGCAATTGATCTTGGTCTCAATGGATCCCTCATTCAGCATGTCCACCATTAACGATATCTTCGCGGGTTGCATCAAATTGGCCTTCGACTGCGAGTCGAGAtctaaattcacaagaatcccAATTGCCTCCGACCCCACTGCATGCGAAGTGAAATGGCCTAACAGAGAAGAAACCAAGGCTATACCGTTATTGTCCACCACAGTCTTCTTCGCCGAAGCATGAGCAACAACGACCTGCCTCAGGTCTTTAAGAGCTTGAACTCTAGCTTGACCCTTAACCTTCTTCAGCGTCTCCAAAAGCTCCACACTTCTGCCTTGCACATCCTCCGACCTCTTCTTCATCGCAATGTACTTCTGCGTAAACCAACTGTAAATAAGCTGGTGCAGAGTTGTGTTCGGCGTGACCGAATCGTCCCACAGATCCTGCATCGTGGTGGGGCAAGTGAAGTGTCCCAAAGATAACCATTTGAGAATGTTGGATCTCTCGTATGTCTGGCCCGTGCAAAGGGTCACGGGGTCTTGCATCGGCTCCAAAGAGATCGGGCAGATAAACACAGAGGGAACATCTATGGGTTCGAGCTCCGCGACCATCTTCTTCAAGTCCAATCTATCGGTGATACCACCCCCGAAGAAGGCGGCATCTCCGCCCAAAATGCAATCTTTCACCGCAGTCTCCAGACCCAACACTTGCCCGCTGCCGCCCAAATCGAGCTTCCCATCGCCCCCGTCTCTTCTCCGACTAGAGGGCTGGGACATCTGCATTCTGTCGAAAACCCTCTTTGGAAAATGCCTAAAGAAGATTGACAAAGATTATTGATAAGAAAGAGAAGACAGAGACACTTAAAATTCCAAGAGACCCATCACATCCAGAGTACAAGAAACGCGTGCGGAAGATAAAGGGGGTAAgcggttctctctctctctctctcagtgacTCAGTTCCTTGTCTCTCTTTCGCTCTCTTTCGCTATCTCTCTCATCAACAATGCACAAGCAACAATGCCCGTCAAAGGGGACATCTTTTCTCCATCCTTGGCTTTCTTTCTCACTTTCCCTCTCTTTTGTcgttctttctctctctggtCAAAGGGGTCACATTCTTCTTCACTaccatcatcgtcatcatcagtTGTAATTTCTTCCCCAATACCAAAGCTCACTTCCTCTTCAAGATCAAAGAAAAGTGTGAAATCATCAGCACCAGATCAGTGAAAAAGACGCTatcaaaagtgaaaaaataaggCTACAAATTCATTATACATGAACAGTATCCACGCATCAGATTCGCAATTAgtacataacaaaataaaactgACAGATTGGCAAAGAGATTTATTTGGAACAGTATGGACACCAGAGAGTGAGAAGATTGATAAACCATACCAAGCCACCAagagccagagagagagagagcaaagaaAAAGCTCTATCTTCTGCACAGTCTCCTCCACTACTGGTTTTCTTTTGAAGCAGGAAACGAGAGCCCcgtaaaatgagtttttttaatcttttgctcttttttcaatattttgtataattttctcGGGAGTAGAAAAGGACCACCTGGACGGACCGGTTATAGCCGGTGGTTAAACCCCGGATCAAGGCACATCACACGTGCATTCCTATTCTCTCTTACTTTGATATCCGGttgtttaattgttttgttttaaaattgtggTAGAATATGATGAATTTGCCGCTTGGGAGGGGATGGATAATCTAAACTGCAGCAAAAGCCGAAGACGCAACCTGACTCGGCGGGGAGTGAGACAGAGAGTCAAAAAGAGAAATTGATGTTCCCCAGTCAAAATAATTACAGGGTACGAAGTCACAGTGCACAAGGCATGTATTGGATTCGTCGTGGCAAGTGGCAAACCCACCCGCCCAACATCTCCTCTGcattttctctttgattttctttttcatttctctgtttttttttattattaatgtcatTATGTCGTGATCATCAGACTTCGAAGGAAATCTTCtctaactttatatttttatctaaatcagatgatat
Protein-coding sequences here:
- the LOC109007256 gene encoding serine carboxypeptidase-like 2, which gives rise to MDVLKRPPKPNALTMFGSICIHSLRFRMLMALLLLNLLQVCSELAFSGGSMVKFLPGFHGPLPFELETGYVGVGELEDVQLFYYFVKSERNPEEDPILLWLTGGPGCSAWSGLVFEIGPLNFKMEEYNGSLPELVINPYSWSKASSVIFVDSPVGTGFSYAKTPGGSLTGDFKQVDHLHQFLIKWLVDHPEFVSNPVYVGGDSYSGIPIPILVQKISNGIEEGIEPLINLQGYLLGNAVTDPSTDGNSAIPHAHGLGLISDELYESLKTSCEGEYAYIDPGNADCSKDIQAFYACISALNTGQILEPLCGFASPKPAMFGKRRSLYENLRVCLEDPIPDPSVPVLGCRSYGYLLSGYWANDDGVRKAINIREGSIGEWQRCNYGLRYTQDVHSTYDYHVNLSIKGYRSLIYSGDHDIIVPFLGTQAWIRSLNYTIVDDWRPWTVHGQVAGYTRTYSNRMTFATVKGGGHTAPEYKPEECLAMFKRWISHESL
- the LOC109007387 gene encoding U-box domain-containing protein 30-like; translated protein: MQMSQPSSRRRDGGDGKLDLGGSGQVLGLETAVKDCILGGDAAFFGGGITDRLDLKKMVAELEPIDVPSVFICPISLEPMQDPVTLCTGQTYERSNILKWLSLGHFTCPTTMQDLWDDSVTPNTTLHQLIYSWFTQKYIAMKKRSEDVQGRSVELLETLKKVKGQARVQALKDLRQVVVAHASAKKTVVDNNGIALVSSLLGHFTSHAVGSEAIGILVNLDLDSQSKANLMQPAKISLMVDMLNEGSIETKINCTKLIETLMAGKDFRSEIVSSLSLLMGLLRLVKDKRHPNGVFAGLSLLKTVCSHESIRMSVVSIGAVPQLVELLPSLNNECLELALYVLEVVSTLPEGRLALKGCSNTIPNVVRLMMKVSESCTQFALSILWAVCKLAPEECAALAVEAGLAAKLLLVIQSGCNPIMKQRSAELLKLCSLNYTPTIFISKCKLTRTIQ